From the genome of Pelobates fuscus isolate aPelFus1 chromosome 6, aPelFus1.pri, whole genome shotgun sequence, one region includes:
- the GGA3 gene encoding ADP-ribosylation factor-binding protein GGA3 isoform X1, giving the protein MAESDGETLESWLNKATNPCNRQEDWEYIISFCDQVNKELEGPQIAVRLLAHKIQSPQEWEALQALTVLEACMKNCGRRFHNEVGKFRFLNELIKVVSPKYLGDRVSEKVKSKVVGLLYSWTVALPEEIKIKDAYHMLKRQGIVISDPLIPVDNTLIPSPPARPKNPIFEDEERSKLLAKLLKSKNPDDLQEANKLIKSMVKEDEVRMQRASKRVHTLEEVNNNVKLLQEMLIHYSKEESSEGDRELMKELFERCETKRLTLFKMASETEDNDSSLGDILQASDNLSRVINLYKKVVEGQDINGELDLPDISDKSSSSKDIPTLIDLGGFEAPSPPVEQVPVMPAQPQQLPAIIPILPPPPLLPTHTGSQSSHADNALIQMNSISSSVCLLDEELLFLGLEDSAINETLEGTSGSKSDMLQGDEGELDFFAGPPLSSSNVTALETQSLQPLCASTVASQSSVYSPLFSTATSGPPPVPAGSFPSGGIALHELEMLGAQLLEEAKSSSSKPMSSPVGLSTLPASVPANPPNSVSAAPPFYSLPLAPGSPLFSSQLQGSPPKVPVISLANVNVPLESIKPSTILPITAYDKNGFRILLHFAKECPPARPDVLVVVISMLNTAPLPIQNILLQAAVPKTMKVKLQPPSGTEMLPFNPIQPPAAITQVMLLANPLKEKVRLRYKLSFTLGEESYTEVGEVDQFPEPDQWGKL; this is encoded by the exons ATGGCGGAGAGTGACGGGGAGACCCTGGAGTCCTGGCTGA ATAAAGCCACAAACCCTTGCAACCGTCAGGAAGACTGGGAGTACATCATCAGCTTCTGTGACCAAGTTAATAAAGAACTGGAGGG TCCTCAGATTGCTGTCAGACTTTTGGCTCACAAAATCCAATCCCCTCAGGAATGGGAAGCTCTGCAAGCACTTACT GTTCTAGAAGCCTGTATGAAGAACTGCGGGAGGAGGTTCCACAATGAGGTTGGCAAGTTCCGCTTCCTCAATGAGCTGATTAAAGTTGTATCCCCAAAG TATCTAGGGGACAGAGTGTCAGAGAAAGTGAAAAGTAAAGTTGTTGGCCTGCTATATAGCTGGACAGTTGCCCTACCCGAGGAGATCAAGATAAAGGATGCTTACCATATGCTAAAGAGACAAG GCATTGTCATCTCAGATCCTCTAATACCAGTAGATAACACTCTAATACCCTCTCCACCCGCTCGTCCGAAGAATCCCATCTTTGAAGATGAGGAGAGATCCAAG ctTTTGGCAAAATTGTTAAAAAGTAAGAATCCAGATGACCTCCAGGAAGCAAACAAGCTGATTAAATCAATGGTTAAGGAG GATGAGGTGCGTATGCAGAGAGCGAGTAAGCGTGTTCACACGTTGGAGGAGGTGAATAACAATGTGAAGCTGTTACAGGAAATGCTGATACATTACAGCAAAGAGGAGTCATCAGAGGGAGACAGGGAGCTTATGAAG GAGCTGTTTGAGAGGTGCGAAACCAAGAGGCTCACCTTATTCAAAATGGCCAGTGAAACCGAGGATAATGACAGTAGCCTGG GGGACATTCTACAAGCAAGCGACAACTTATCGCGTGTCATCAACCTGTACAAGAAAGTTGTAGAAGGTCAAGACATCAATGGAGAATTGGATCTTCCAGATATATCTGACA AGTCTTCCTCCAGTAAGGACATACCCACCCTCATTGATCTCGGAGGATTTGAAGCCCCCAGCCCACCGGTGGAGCAAGTTCCCGTAATGCCAGCACAGCCACAGCAGCTGCCAGCTATAATACCCATCCTTCCCCCGCCTCCTCTACTcccaacacacacaggcagccagtcATCTCACGCAGATAATGCTTTAATTCAGATGAACAGTATTTCCAGCTCTGTTTGTCTGCTGGATGAGGAGTTGTTGTTTTTAG GTCTAGAAGATTCAGCTATAAATGAGACTTTAGAAGGGACTTCGGGTTCCAAAAGTGATATGTTGCAG ggggatgagggggaacTGGATTTCTTTGCTGGACCTCCTTTGTCCTCTTCAAATGTTACTGCCTTGGAGACACAATCATTACAGCCACTGTGTGCATCCACGGTGGCATCGCAATCCTCAGTGTATTCCCCTTTGTTCTCTACTGCTACTTCAGGGCCACCGCCTGTCCCAGCAGGTAGCTTTCCTTCTGGGGGGATTGCCTTGCACGAGCTGGAAATGTTAGGTGCACAGCTACTTGAGGAGGCCAAAAG cTCATCCAGTAAACCTATGTCTTCACCTGTTGGTTTAAGCACCTTGCCGGCCTCCGTTCCTGCAAACCCTCCAAATTCTGTGTCAGCTGCCCCTCCGTTCTATTCGCTTCCTTTGGCTCCTGGAAGCCCCCTCTTTTCCTCACAGCTGCAGGGCAGCCCCCCGAAAGTACCAGTTATCTCCTTAGCAAATGTGAACGTTCCATTGGAATCAATCAAACCCA GTACCATCTTACCTATCACTGCGTATGACAAGAATGGTTTCCGAATCCTGCTGCATTTTGCCAAGGAGTGTCCCCCCGCTCGCCCGGATGTCCTGGTGGTAGTAATATCTATGCTTAACACGGCGCCCTTGCCAATCCAGAACATTCTCCTGCAGGCTGCTGTACCCAAA ACAATGAAGGTGAAGTTGCAACCTCCGTCTGGCACAGAGATGTTACCCTTTAATCCCATTCAGCCTCCTGCGGCCATTACACAAGTCATGCTGCTGGCAAACCCTCTGAAG GAAAAAGTCCGTCTCCGGTACAAGCTGTCTTTTACGCTAGGGGAAGAGTCCTACACGGAGGTGGGCGAAGTAGACCAGTTTCCAGAACCTGATCAGTGGGGGAAGCTATGA
- the GGA3 gene encoding ADP-ribosylation factor-binding protein GGA3 isoform X2 encodes MKNCGRRFHNEVGKFRFLNELIKVVSPKYLGDRVSEKVKSKVVGLLYSWTVALPEEIKIKDAYHMLKRQGIVISDPLIPVDNTLIPSPPARPKNPIFEDEERSKLLAKLLKSKNPDDLQEANKLIKSMVKEDEVRMQRASKRVHTLEEVNNNVKLLQEMLIHYSKEESSEGDRELMKELFERCETKRLTLFKMASETEDNDSSLGDILQASDNLSRVINLYKKVVEGQDINGELDLPDISDKSSSSKDIPTLIDLGGFEAPSPPVEQVPVMPAQPQQLPAIIPILPPPPLLPTHTGSQSSHADNALIQMNSISSSVCLLDEELLFLGLEDSAINETLEGTSGSKSDMLQGDEGELDFFAGPPLSSSNVTALETQSLQPLCASTVASQSSVYSPLFSTATSGPPPVPAGSFPSGGIALHELEMLGAQLLEEAKSSSSKPMSSPVGLSTLPASVPANPPNSVSAAPPFYSLPLAPGSPLFSSQLQGSPPKVPVISLANVNVPLESIKPSTILPITAYDKNGFRILLHFAKECPPARPDVLVVVISMLNTAPLPIQNILLQAAVPKTMKVKLQPPSGTEMLPFNPIQPPAAITQVMLLANPLKEKVRLRYKLSFTLGEESYTEVGEVDQFPEPDQWGKL; translated from the exons ATGAAGAACTGCGGGAGGAGGTTCCACAATGAGGTTGGCAAGTTCCGCTTCCTCAATGAGCTGATTAAAGTTGTATCCCCAAAG TATCTAGGGGACAGAGTGTCAGAGAAAGTGAAAAGTAAAGTTGTTGGCCTGCTATATAGCTGGACAGTTGCCCTACCCGAGGAGATCAAGATAAAGGATGCTTACCATATGCTAAAGAGACAAG GCATTGTCATCTCAGATCCTCTAATACCAGTAGATAACACTCTAATACCCTCTCCACCCGCTCGTCCGAAGAATCCCATCTTTGAAGATGAGGAGAGATCCAAG ctTTTGGCAAAATTGTTAAAAAGTAAGAATCCAGATGACCTCCAGGAAGCAAACAAGCTGATTAAATCAATGGTTAAGGAG GATGAGGTGCGTATGCAGAGAGCGAGTAAGCGTGTTCACACGTTGGAGGAGGTGAATAACAATGTGAAGCTGTTACAGGAAATGCTGATACATTACAGCAAAGAGGAGTCATCAGAGGGAGACAGGGAGCTTATGAAG GAGCTGTTTGAGAGGTGCGAAACCAAGAGGCTCACCTTATTCAAAATGGCCAGTGAAACCGAGGATAATGACAGTAGCCTGG GGGACATTCTACAAGCAAGCGACAACTTATCGCGTGTCATCAACCTGTACAAGAAAGTTGTAGAAGGTCAAGACATCAATGGAGAATTGGATCTTCCAGATATATCTGACA AGTCTTCCTCCAGTAAGGACATACCCACCCTCATTGATCTCGGAGGATTTGAAGCCCCCAGCCCACCGGTGGAGCAAGTTCCCGTAATGCCAGCACAGCCACAGCAGCTGCCAGCTATAATACCCATCCTTCCCCCGCCTCCTCTACTcccaacacacacaggcagccagtcATCTCACGCAGATAATGCTTTAATTCAGATGAACAGTATTTCCAGCTCTGTTTGTCTGCTGGATGAGGAGTTGTTGTTTTTAG GTCTAGAAGATTCAGCTATAAATGAGACTTTAGAAGGGACTTCGGGTTCCAAAAGTGATATGTTGCAG ggggatgagggggaacTGGATTTCTTTGCTGGACCTCCTTTGTCCTCTTCAAATGTTACTGCCTTGGAGACACAATCATTACAGCCACTGTGTGCATCCACGGTGGCATCGCAATCCTCAGTGTATTCCCCTTTGTTCTCTACTGCTACTTCAGGGCCACCGCCTGTCCCAGCAGGTAGCTTTCCTTCTGGGGGGATTGCCTTGCACGAGCTGGAAATGTTAGGTGCACAGCTACTTGAGGAGGCCAAAAG cTCATCCAGTAAACCTATGTCTTCACCTGTTGGTTTAAGCACCTTGCCGGCCTCCGTTCCTGCAAACCCTCCAAATTCTGTGTCAGCTGCCCCTCCGTTCTATTCGCTTCCTTTGGCTCCTGGAAGCCCCCTCTTTTCCTCACAGCTGCAGGGCAGCCCCCCGAAAGTACCAGTTATCTCCTTAGCAAATGTGAACGTTCCATTGGAATCAATCAAACCCA GTACCATCTTACCTATCACTGCGTATGACAAGAATGGTTTCCGAATCCTGCTGCATTTTGCCAAGGAGTGTCCCCCCGCTCGCCCGGATGTCCTGGTGGTAGTAATATCTATGCTTAACACGGCGCCCTTGCCAATCCAGAACATTCTCCTGCAGGCTGCTGTACCCAAA ACAATGAAGGTGAAGTTGCAACCTCCGTCTGGCACAGAGATGTTACCCTTTAATCCCATTCAGCCTCCTGCGGCCATTACACAAGTCATGCTGCTGGCAAACCCTCTGAAG GAAAAAGTCCGTCTCCGGTACAAGCTGTCTTTTACGCTAGGGGAAGAGTCCTACACGGAGGTGGGCGAAGTAGACCAGTTTCCAGAACCTGATCAGTGGGGGAAGCTATGA